In Candidatus Syntrophosphaera sp., a single window of DNA contains:
- a CDS encoding chitobiase/beta-hexosaminidase C-terminal domain-containing protein, protein MKKAIVVMLVMMSAFALLAQMPGLAALQEGKISPELIQAIEASNRTARNFSFNFSDSPYNLPDSVDIADPQTGLFYEDLPWTKDFTRHINNPDELELSLSFYSTPEHFSVTQPDPENPLVLQFQPIPANWYGSELLILIATDVRTRTEAIALIRLNVTSVPDPPIWSGLPPDNAFYTNEETPLLINFQDYVSCVDSEPTAFELFVTPAPYPIDVSQEPTPTGHLVTFTPQQDYNGTAIYEITAVDSVSNAYSSLQIQVIVLPVNDPPQIMSHQPEELTQYVDQGQSIVFSVEVFDVEDDPLSHTWSLSGLQNGIPYSNVVSTSPGLEYAFNLPGTHIMDYEVSDGEDSDSLSWTIIVSPAGPLFDPLGGTYTQAVNVALAPPAGFDGAVIHYTLDGTPPDEFSPVYASPIEIPALADEENQVTVQAFFIHPDYPPSQTVSQTYVITGTVSPPVFDPPGGLYYAPVLVSLTSSNPGASIYYTTDGTAPEPGETGTMLYEQPILVPGETVTQINAVATRPGWLDSGIAAQTYEVTGTVSIQAHAMLPAPLPDGEFFIVEYGEALAVEIGGVIIDPADGELYYTLDNSLPGPENPNAFLYASGNLILLANPTWITLRAVAADWLPSETFSYYYDVRSQARIEPFANGTVFDPAPGYSTIPLTVSISTNTAPGGASIYFTTDGSDPVVDPLLLYTEPVLLAQTATLKAMAHYPGIYPSIVYSGDFLITGTVDAPAFDPAPGSYPAALDLSISTLLEETAIYYTLDGSEPSDTSPASYLYSGPVALGIGQHYVRARAYKEFWATSAISEGYYNIGILPAPVFDLAAGLYYEPIVVHLSVPSHPDALIYYTTDGSDPSVDSNLYNDDDGIPLGTGTSATIKAIAVKTGWVDSEISTRSYQVTGTVATPYFTPDGGVYPSATTVTIATATPEALIRYTLDGEDPTETNGTVYTGPVTIGSSATLKARAWRMDWLPSEVYGAVYTIFGTVGDPVFTPGAGTYTAPVNVYISVNPPDATIYYTTDGSEPSSSNGTEYLSGTPINIASDTLLRAIGVKAGWNPSAVASAQYYITGTVSTPVFNPPSGQYAATQLVSISAIPTAATIIYTLDGTEPTLANGIVYAAPIQITATTIVKAFAHLDGWNPSAVATANYVINGPVGTPVISPAAGYYGSAQTVSISAYPAAATIRYTLDGTIPSPSNGQIYAAPFAIEGHTIVRAYAYLENWLDSDLATSEYFFVVANPVLTPPAGTYADAQTVSISVSTAGASISYTLDGSEPGPENGTLYAGPVTISTSTTVKAIAYRADWISSNVITQFYQINGPVADPLFTVPTGNYYAAFSVGITTLPTNAQIYYTTNGSDPSPTNGTLYAGPVQVNQNMVLKARAYLNNWLPSNVSTAVYDLFASPVSFNPAGGTYAAVQSVSLGTATPSATISYTTDGSDPVPGVSPVFNPANPITVDQDLTIKALASRANWHPSVITSAAYVIDIPLPTVETPEIQPPSGVYNVAQNVTMSTATPNAMLIYTTNGSDPTLTNGTIYDGPFMVSDNVLIKARGFRDGYNPSLIASVQYIIVIPIETVATPTFSPSAGIYNEPIQVTISTMTPDATIRYTLDGTEPSETIGTVYTGPINISQTVTVKAIAYKTGMNTSLISNASYVIDIIIPVVAAPMFSLPSGTYYQAIDVAISTTTENASIRYTTDGSLPSATNGILYTAPIHIPGDSNLFIQAIAYRDGWTPSTVVSANYTVTGTVADVSFAPSGGIYTQATAVVLTTTTLGASIRYTLDGSTPTEASNLYSTAIIVPLNTTQTITARAFKTGWLPSAVTQQTYTVTGQVSIDPPVFTPAAGIYQTAQSVVLSTNTVPAGATVRYTTDGSTPTETSPVYSAPINVPMNTTTTIKAVAFLDNWLSSQVYEASYTITGQIQLPAQVFNPPAGTYQTAQSIVLNTATTPAGSTLRYTLDGSVPTENSPAYTAPIQLGLNSTTTISVKAFLTNWIPSETATATYVITGQVVFQTPVFTPPPGIYNSPQSIVIADPIPNDATVRYTTDGSEPTAASAIYTAPIELAMDTNTTIKVKAFKTDWTPSQTQTGVYTITGQASIAAPVFTPPPDTYQTAQMLSINTQTVPDGAQIRYTLDGSEPTATSTLYTAPIPLDLNSNYEVRVRAFAANWTPSIVYVGYYTITGTVVIPDPVFTPPAGTYTTNINVILNTQTVPAGAILRYTLYGVEPDESSPQYTGPIELYAPMQNTIKVKAFKENWIPSQTYSAEYILTGQMQLMPPYLSPAPGIYTSPISVSSVGGTNPTGGTIRYTTDGSDPTEDSPIFDTPIEIGLNTIDFTIKFRAFQDGWIPSVVRTGIYSVTGQVTLAEFPFAPAPGTYTSAQSVVLEAPVLPDVVVIRYTLDGSEPTQQSAAYTVPIQLPAGTVSTLKIKGFAEGWIPSETTTGIYNITGTVSPPLFNPPGGTYGSPVNVVISSATEEAEIRYTLDGSPPTEESTLYTAPIAVPHFTQNLEIRAKAFKTDWETSPERSEVYSILTSPVNLSGFTYAGYIRLLWTLPPASRALQGFNVYRREFSTAQFTRINDALVNSQVDNYYYYDDFEIAMDVSYEYYVTAVYDGVE, encoded by the coding sequence ATGAAGAAAGCCATTGTTGTCATGCTAGTGATGATGAGCGCTTTTGCCCTCCTGGCGCAAATGCCGGGCCTTGCCGCTCTGCAGGAAGGGAAGATCAGCCCTGAACTGATTCAGGCCATTGAGGCCAGCAACCGCACGGCACGGAATTTTTCGTTCAATTTCAGCGATTCCCCATACAATCTGCCAGACTCAGTGGATATCGCCGATCCCCAAACCGGGCTCTTTTACGAGGACCTGCCCTGGACCAAGGATTTCACCCGCCACATAAACAACCCGGATGAGCTTGAACTTTCCCTGTCCTTCTATTCAACGCCGGAGCATTTCAGCGTTACGCAGCCCGATCCGGAGAATCCGCTTGTCCTGCAATTCCAGCCAATTCCCGCAAATTGGTACGGTTCGGAGCTGCTGATCTTGATCGCCACGGATGTCCGCACCCGCACGGAGGCCATAGCCCTGATCCGCCTGAATGTCACGTCCGTGCCTGATCCCCCCATCTGGAGCGGTTTGCCGCCAGACAACGCTTTTTATACCAATGAAGAGACTCCGCTCCTGATCAACTTTCAGGATTACGTGAGTTGCGTGGATTCGGAGCCCACAGCCTTTGAACTGTTTGTAACCCCGGCCCCCTATCCGATCGACGTTTCCCAAGAGCCGACCCCCACCGGACACTTGGTCACCTTCACTCCCCAGCAGGATTACAACGGCACCGCGATCTATGAGATAACGGCCGTGGACAGCGTTTCCAACGCCTACAGCAGCCTGCAGATTCAAGTCATCGTGTTGCCGGTGAACGATCCGCCCCAGATCATGTCCCATCAGCCGGAAGAGCTGACCCAGTATGTCGATCAGGGTCAGTCCATCGTTTTCAGCGTCGAGGTCTTTGACGTCGAAGATGACCCCCTTTCCCACACCTGGTCCCTCAGCGGCCTCCAGAACGGGATTCCCTATTCGAACGTCGTATCCACCAGCCCCGGACTGGAATATGCGTTCAACCTGCCCGGGACTCATATTATGGACTATGAGGTCTCAGACGGCGAGGATAGCGACAGCCTGTCCTGGACGATAATCGTGAGCCCTGCGGGACCCCTGTTCGATCCTCTCGGGGGAACCTACACCCAGGCCGTCAATGTGGCCCTCGCGCCTCCGGCTGGCTTTGACGGAGCTGTGATCCATTATACCCTCGACGGCACTCCACCAGACGAATTTTCCCCGGTTTATGCTTCTCCCATAGAGATCCCAGCCCTGGCGGACGAGGAAAATCAGGTCACCGTCCAGGCTTTCTTTATCCATCCGGATTATCCGCCATCCCAGACCGTGAGCCAGACCTATGTCATCACCGGAACCGTTTCCCCGCCTGTCTTCGATCCTCCCGGGGGGCTGTATTACGCTCCTGTCCTGGTTTCGCTCACCAGCAGCAATCCGGGCGCCAGCATCTATTACACCACCGATGGCACGGCCCCGGAACCGGGAGAAACTGGAACTATGCTGTATGAACAGCCGATTTTGGTGCCGGGGGAGACCGTGACGCAGATCAATGCGGTCGCCACCCGACCGGGCTGGCTGGATAGCGGGATCGCGGCCCAGACCTATGAGGTCACCGGAACCGTGAGCATTCAGGCCCATGCGATGCTTCCGGCCCCGCTTCCCGACGGCGAGTTTTTCATCGTGGAATACGGCGAAGCGCTGGCTGTGGAGATCGGCGGGGTGATCATCGATCCCGCGGACGGCGAGCTCTATTACACTCTGGATAACAGCTTGCCGGGTCCTGAAAATCCGAACGCGTTCCTGTATGCTTCCGGAAACCTGATATTGCTGGCCAATCCGACCTGGATCACTCTGCGCGCGGTGGCAGCCGACTGGCTGCCCAGCGAAACTTTCAGCTATTACTATGACGTCCGCTCCCAGGCACGCATCGAACCATTTGCCAACGGGACCGTCTTTGATCCGGCGCCTGGCTACAGCACCATTCCTTTGACCGTGAGCATCAGCACGAACACCGCTCCGGGCGGGGCTTCCATCTATTTCACCACCGACGGCAGCGATCCCGTGGTCGATCCCCTTTTGCTGTACACAGAGCCGGTTTTGCTGGCCCAAACCGCCACCCTTAAAGCCATGGCGCACTATCCTGGGATCTACCCCAGCATTGTATACTCTGGTGATTTCCTGATCACGGGAACTGTGGACGCTCCCGCCTTCGATCCTGCTCCGGGCAGTTATCCCGCGGCGCTTGATCTCAGCATTAGCACCCTTCTGGAGGAAACCGCGATCTACTACACCCTGGACGGATCAGAACCTTCAGACACCTCCCCGGCTTCCTATCTCTATAGCGGACCTGTGGCCCTGGGCATTGGCCAACATTACGTCCGTGCCCGGGCTTACAAAGAATTCTGGGCCACCAGCGCGATCAGCGAAGGCTATTATAACATCGGGATCCTTCCCGCGCCTGTCTTTGACCTGGCAGCCGGGCTCTACTATGAACCGATAGTGGTCCACCTCTCCGTTCCCTCTCATCCAGACGCGCTGATATATTACACTACCGACGGCAGCGATCCCAGCGTTGATTCCAACCTTTACAACGACGACGACGGAATTCCTCTTGGGACAGGCACTTCCGCCACCATCAAAGCCATTGCGGTAAAGACGGGTTGGGTGGACAGTGAGATCTCCACCCGCAGCTATCAGGTGACCGGAACCGTCGCCACTCCGTATTTCACGCCCGATGGAGGCGTGTATCCCAGCGCCACCACAGTCACCATCGCGACCGCCACTCCCGAAGCCTTGATCAGATATACCTTGGACGGCGAGGACCCGACCGAGACAAATGGAACGGTCTATACTGGCCCGGTAACGATCGGCAGCAGCGCGACCCTGAAAGCCCGCGCCTGGAGAATGGACTGGCTGCCCTCGGAGGTTTATGGGGCAGTTTACACCATCTTCGGGACCGTCGGCGATCCCGTATTCACTCCCGGGGCCGGGACCTACACTGCTCCGGTAAATGTCTACATCTCCGTCAATCCTCCCGACGCCACGATCTATTACACCACTGACGGCAGTGAACCCAGCTCCAGCAATGGAACAGAGTACTTGAGCGGGACACCGATAAACATTGCTTCCGACACTCTCTTGCGCGCCATAGGCGTCAAAGCTGGCTGGAATCCCAGCGCCGTGGCCAGCGCGCAATACTACATCACGGGAACCGTCAGCACACCGGTTTTTAACCCACCTTCCGGGCAATATGCCGCCACCCAGCTTGTTTCGATCAGTGCCATTCCTACAGCGGCCACGATTATCTACACCCTTGACGGAACTGAGCCCACACTCGCCAACGGGATCGTCTACGCCGCTCCGATCCAGATAACCGCCACCACGATTGTCAAAGCCTTTGCCCATCTTGACGGATGGAACCCTTCGGCGGTCGCTACGGCAAACTACGTGATCAACGGCCCGGTGGGAACCCCGGTCATCAGTCCGGCCGCCGGATATTACGGTTCTGCCCAGACTGTCAGCATCAGCGCCTATCCCGCCGCTGCCACCATCCGCTACACTCTGGACGGCACCATACCTTCGCCCTCCAACGGGCAGATCTACGCCGCGCCATTCGCGATCGAGGGCCATACGATCGTGCGGGCCTACGCCTATCTGGAAAACTGGCTCGATTCCGACCTGGCAACCTCGGAATATTTCTTCGTGGTGGCCAATCCGGTGCTGACGCCTCCAGCCGGCACCTATGCCGACGCCCAAACGGTCAGCATATCCGTTTCCACGGCTGGGGCCAGCATCAGCTATACTCTTGATGGCAGCGAACCAGGACCGGAGAACGGGACTCTCTATGCTGGTCCGGTAACCATCAGTACAAGCACCACGGTCAAAGCCATCGCCTACCGCGCTGACTGGATCAGTTCCAACGTGATCACCCAATTCTACCAGATCAACGGACCGGTGGCCGATCCCCTCTTCACAGTGCCCACCGGAAATTACTACGCCGCTTTCAGCGTGGGGATCACGACTCTGCCGACAAATGCGCAGATCTATTACACCACAAACGGAAGCGATCCCAGCCCAACAAATGGGACTCTTTATGCCGGACCGGTGCAGGTCAACCAAAACATGGTCCTCAAGGCGCGCGCTTATCTGAACAACTGGCTGCCCTCGAATGTCAGCACGGCGGTCTATGACCTGTTTGCCAGCCCGGTCAGCTTCAATCCGGCCGGCGGGACCTACGCTGCCGTGCAAAGCGTTTCCCTGGGCACCGCGACTCCCAGCGCCACGATCAGCTATACCACTGACGGGAGCGATCCGGTTCCCGGTGTGAGCCCGGTTTTTAATCCGGCCAATCCCATCACGGTGGATCAGGACCTGACCATAAAAGCCCTGGCCTCACGCGCCAACTGGCATCCATCGGTGATCACCAGCGCCGCCTATGTCATCGACATTCCCCTGCCCACGGTGGAAACACCCGAGATTCAGCCGCCCAGCGGGGTTTACAACGTGGCGCAGAACGTGACCATGAGCACCGCCACACCCAATGCCATGCTTATTTATACCACCAACGGCAGCGATCCGACCCTCACCAATGGGACAATCTATGATGGCCCATTCATGGTCTCGGACAACGTTCTGATCAAAGCCCGCGGATTCAGGGACGGCTACAATCCCTCCCTGATCGCTTCGGTGCAGTATATCATCGTGATCCCGATCGAAACTGTTGCCACACCCACCTTCTCGCCATCCGCGGGGATCTATAATGAGCCGATCCAGGTGACGATATCGACCATGACTCCCGACGCAACCATCCGCTATACCCTGGACGGCACCGAGCCATCGGAAACGATCGGGACCGTCTACACAGGTCCGATCAACATTTCCCAGACGGTAACGGTCAAGGCGATCGCCTATAAGACCGGGATGAACACCTCCTTGATCTCCAACGCCAGCTATGTGATCGATATCATCATACCCGTGGTGGCGGCCCCGATGTTCTCGCTGCCCTCCGGAACCTATTATCAGGCCATCGATGTGGCGATATCGACAACCACGGAGAACGCTTCGATCCGCTATACCACGGACGGCTCGCTTCCCTCTGCCACCAACGGCATCCTCTACACAGCCCCGATCCACATTCCCGGAGACAGCAACCTCTTCATCCAGGCCATCGCCTATCGTGACGGTTGGACGCCCAGTACGGTCGTTTCGGCGAACTATACGGTCACGGGAACCGTGGCGGATGTCAGCTTCGCTCCTTCCGGAGGGATCTATACGCAGGCTACAGCAGTTGTTTTGACTACAACCACGCTTGGGGCCAGCATCCGCTATACCCTTGATGGCAGCACTCCCACGGAAGCCTCTAACCTGTATTCCACGGCCATCATCGTGCCGCTGAACACCACCCAGACCATCACCGCCCGGGCCTTCAAAACGGGCTGGTTGCCCAGCGCCGTCACCCAGCAGACCTATACTGTCACTGGCCAGGTGAGCATCGATCCTCCGGTCTTCACTCCCGCTGCAGGAATCTACCAGACCGCCCAGTCTGTTGTGCTCAGCACAAACACGGTCCCGGCCGGAGCAACCGTGCGTTATACAACCGACGGCAGCACTCCCACGGAAACGTCTCCGGTTTACAGCGCACCGATAAATGTGCCCATGAATACTACAACGACCATCAAAGCGGTCGCTTTCCTGGATAACTGGCTTTCCAGCCAGGTCTATGAAGCCTCCTACACCATCACCGGGCAGATCCAGCTACCCGCGCAGGTTTTCAATCCTCCCGCCGGAACTTACCAAACCGCCCAATCCATCGTTCTGAATACGGCCACAACGCCAGCCGGGTCGACTTTGCGCTATACCCTGGACGGCAGCGTGCCCACGGAAAACTCGCCGGCCTACACGGCGCCGATCCAGCTTGGCCTGAACAGCACGACGACCATCAGCGTCAAGGCGTTCCTGACCAATTGGATTCCCAGCGAAACTGCCACGGCAACTTACGTGATCACGGGACAGGTCGTTTTCCAAACCCCGGTGTTCACGCCTCCGCCCGGGATCTACAATTCACCGCAGTCTATAGTTATCGCTGACCCCATACCCAACGATGCCACGGTCCGCTATACCACGGACGGCAGCGAACCCACGGCCGCGTCGGCGATCTATACGGCTCCGATCGAACTGGCCATGGACACCAACACTACGATCAAGGTGAAGGCGTTCAAGACCGATTGGACTCCGAGCCAGACCCAGACTGGGGTTTACACTATAACCGGCCAGGCCTCGATCGCGGCTCCTGTTTTCACTCCACCTCCTGACACCTACCAAACCGCGCAGATGCTGAGCATCAACACCCAGACCGTACCCGACGGCGCTCAGATCCGCTATACCCTGGACGGCAGCGAACCCACGGCCACTTCAACCTTGTACACGGCCCCGATACCGCTTGACCTGAACTCCAACTATGAGGTCAGGGTCCGTGCCTTTGCCGCGAACTGGACTCCCAGCATAGTATACGTGGGATACTATACCATTACCGGAACTGTCGTGATCCCCGATCCGGTGTTCACTCCGCCGGCGGGAACCTATACCACAAACATCAATGTTATCCTGAACACCCAGACTGTACCGGCGGGAGCGATTCTGCGCTACACCCTCTACGGGGTCGAGCCGGATGAATCCTCTCCCCAGTACACCGGCCCGATCGAGTTGTACGCGCCCATGCAAAATACCATTAAGGTTAAGGCTTTCAAGGAAAACTGGATCCCCAGCCAGACCTATTCGGCCGAGTATATCCTGACCGGCCAGATGCAGCTAATGCCTCCGTATTTGAGCCCTGCGCCGGGAATCTATACTTCGCCGATCAGCGTGAGTTCGGTCGGAGGAACCAACCCTACGGGCGGTACTATCCGCTACACCACGGATGGCAGCGATCCGACGGAAGATTCACCAATTTTCGACACTCCGATCGAGATCGGCTTGAACACCATCGATTTCACCATCAAATTCCGCGCTTTCCAGGATGGCTGGATCCCCAGTGTAGTGAGAACCGGAATCTATTCAGTCACCGGACAGGTCACTCTGGCGGAATTTCCCTTTGCTCCGGCCCCAGGGACATATACCAGCGCCCAAAGTGTTGTTCTGGAGGCTCCGGTCTTGCCTGATGTCGTTGTGATCCGCTACACCCTGGACGGCAGCGAGCCCACCCAACAATCTGCGGCCTACACAGTTCCGATCCAGCTTCCAGCCGGCACAGTCTCCACTTTGAAGATCAAAGGCTTTGCCGAAGGTTGGATCCCCAGCGAGACCACCACCGGAATTTACAATATAACTGGAACGGTTTCTCCGCCATTGTTCAACCCACCCGGAGGGACATACGGCTCGCCTGTGAACGTTGTTATTAGTTCTGCCACTGAAGAAGCGGAGATCCGCTATACCCTGGACGGAAGCCCGCCCACGGAGGAATCAACGCTCTACACAGCGCCGATCGCGGTCCCGCATTTCACCCAGAATCTGGAGATCAGGGCCAAGGCCTTCAAGACAGACTGGGAGACAAGTCCGGAGCGCAGCGAGGTCTATTCCATTTTGACCTCGCCTGTTAACCTGAGCGGATTCACCTATGCCGGCTATATCCGCCTGCTTTGGACCCTGCCCCCGGCTTCCAGGGCGCTCCAGGGCTTCAATGTCTATCGCCGGGAATTTTCGACAGCCCAATTCACCAGAATAAACGACGCCTTGGTGAACAGCCAGGTCGACAACTACTACTACTACGACGATTTTGAGATCGCCATGGACGTTTCCTATGAATATTACGTCACGGCGGTCTACGACGGGGTGGAA
- a CDS encoding MBL fold metallo-hydrolase, giving the protein MFQTSVLASGSKGNAVLVRTGEVAVLLDAGVSAKAIFSALDALRIGRHEIKAVLVSHEHSDHTRSVGAIARMLKIPLYINECTYSQCAHRVGRLPEPLCLFETGSTFSIRDLRIHPFSSSHDAADSCNFTFTRGEDEERKLGVATDLGFPTTLAVNRLKHCSTLVLESNHDERMLMAGPYDWSLKQRIKSINGHLSNIQAVGVVSQVMHHGLQNLILAHLSEINNDPRLALETMHNYLLSIRSDINLLVAEQHTHTPLINI; this is encoded by the coding sequence ATGTTCCAAACCTCGGTATTGGCAAGCGGGTCCAAAGGCAATGCCGTGCTCGTCCGCACCGGTGAGGTCGCCGTGCTGCTGGATGCCGGAGTCTCAGCCAAGGCGATCTTTTCCGCCCTTGACGCCCTGCGGATCGGCCGCCACGAGATCAAGGCCGTTCTGGTGAGCCACGAACATTCAGACCACACGCGCAGTGTGGGCGCGATCGCCCGGATGCTCAAAATACCCCTTTACATCAATGAATGCACCTACTCTCAGTGCGCCCACCGCGTCGGACGGCTGCCGGAACCGCTCTGCCTCTTCGAGACAGGCAGCACCTTCTCAATCCGCGACCTGCGCATCCATCCCTTTTCCTCCTCCCACGACGCGGCCGATAGCTGCAATTTCACCTTCACCCGCGGCGAGGATGAAGAGCGGAAACTCGGAGTGGCCACGGACCTGGGGTTTCCAACCACCCTGGCGGTGAACCGGCTCAAACACTGCAGCACCTTGGTTTTGGAGAGCAACCACGATGAGCGCATGCTGATGGCGGGGCCCTACGACTGGTCGCTCAAGCAGCGCATCAAAAGCATCAACGGCCATCTTTCCAATATCCAGGCCGTCGGCGTGGTCAGCCAGGTGATGCACCACGGCCTGCAAAACCTTATCCTGGCGCACCTTAGCGAGATCAACAACGATCCCCGGCTCGCCCTGGAAACCATGCACAACTACCTGCTCTCGATCCGCAGCGACATCAACCTGCTGGTCGCCGAACAGCACACCCACACCCCGCTGATCAACATCTGA
- a CDS encoding HD domain-containing protein produces the protein MEHINISDFKDLVGKEVVGFYLVVEKELRDGKNDQFLRLRLQDRTGNLAAYIWKDARKTSEAFSEGDVVKVKAQITSYKDQIQLNVAQIRFADHSEYNIGEFVVRSKKEPEALAEQFFSFVDKVENTFLNMLLRNIFADKELFAQFLEAPAAKGWHHNYMHGLIEHTVAVATLCDFVSVLYPVNRDLLISGALLHDLGKIFEYRTKPTIDFTEIGRLVGHLSLCDQYICDQARRITGFPDEILLNLRHLILAHHGEYEKASVRLPQTLEALVLHLCDNLDAQSVGVAQMIEAAPENAVWTEFDKLNSRYYHITKI, from the coding sequence ATGGAACATATCAACATCTCTGATTTCAAGGACCTCGTGGGCAAGGAAGTCGTCGGCTTCTACCTCGTGGTGGAAAAAGAACTGCGCGACGGCAAGAACGACCAGTTTCTGCGCCTGCGCTTGCAGGACAGGACAGGCAACCTTGCCGCCTATATCTGGAAAGACGCCCGGAAGACCTCCGAGGCCTTTTCTGAAGGCGACGTCGTGAAAGTCAAAGCCCAGATCACGAGCTACAAGGACCAGATCCAGCTAAACGTAGCCCAGATCCGCTTTGCCGACCATTCTGAATACAACATCGGTGAGTTCGTTGTCCGCAGCAAGAAAGAGCCCGAAGCCCTTGCAGAGCAGTTCTTCAGCTTCGTGGACAAAGTGGAGAACACCTTTCTGAACATGCTGCTGCGCAACATCTTCGCTGACAAGGAGCTGTTCGCCCAATTCCTGGAAGCCCCCGCGGCCAAGGGCTGGCACCACAACTACATGCACGGCCTGATCGAGCACACCGTTGCCGTCGCCACCCTCTGCGACTTCGTTTCCGTGCTCTATCCCGTCAATCGCGACCTGCTGATCAGCGGCGCCCTGTTGCATGACCTGGGCAAGATCTTTGAATACAGGACAAAACCAACGATCGATTTCACCGAGATCGGGCGCCTGGTCGGCCATCTCAGCCTCTGTGACCAGTACATCTGCGATCAGGCCAGGCGGATAACCGGTTTTCCGGACGAGATCCTCCTCAACCTGCGCCATCTCATCCTCGCGCACCACGGTGAATACGAAAAAGCCTCAGTGCGCCTGCCCCAGACCCTGGAAGCCCTGGTGCTCCATCTCTGCGACAACCTGGACGCCCAAAGCGTCGGAGTCGCCCAGATGATTGAAGCGGCCCCGGAAAACGCTGTCTGGACAGAGTTTGACAAACTCAACAGCCGCTACTACCACATCACCAAGATCTGA
- a CDS encoding bifunctional riboflavin kinase/FAD synthetase, with amino-acid sequence MASILSIGNFDGLHLGHRKLLNHLTGLARDRGLRSIVITYDNHPAQILNPDVRPLVLMPAEQKKNGLLELGIEGVEMLHFDQALALTSADEFLHEYIIPRFDPSILVVGHDSHFGHRRQGSFSFLQEHASAYGYELHYIEPAMYGDKVVSSSLIRSLLLGGDVETANALLARPYALDGKVVRGTGIGSELGFPTANLKPSDPNQLVPKSGLYFCHAITGGARFFGLTIIGSSPTLKQSGNIEMETHIIDFDQQIYGGHLRVEFLQYLREEKLFESKSALQEAIRKDVARAREMIKAGL; translated from the coding sequence ATGGCAAGCATCCTGAGCATCGGAAATTTCGACGGCCTGCATCTGGGCCACCGCAAACTGCTCAACCATCTCACCGGCCTTGCCAGAGATCGCGGCCTGCGATCCATCGTCATCACCTACGACAACCATCCGGCCCAGATCCTCAATCCCGATGTCCGCCCCCTGGTGCTCATGCCCGCGGAGCAGAAAAAGAATGGCTTGCTGGAACTGGGGATCGAAGGGGTGGAAATGCTGCATTTCGACCAGGCTTTAGCGCTCACCTCAGCGGACGAGTTTTTGCATGAATACATCATTCCCCGCTTTGATCCCAGCATTTTGGTCGTGGGCCATGATTCGCATTTCGGCCATCGGCGGCAGGGCAGTTTTTCCTTCCTGCAAGAGCACGCGAGCGCTTACGGCTACGAATTGCATTACATCGAACCGGCCATGTACGGAGATAAAGTCGTGAGCAGTTCCCTGATCCGCTCCCTGCTCCTCGGCGGGGATGTGGAAACTGCGAACGCCCTTCTGGCGAGGCCTTATGCCCTCGATGGAAAGGTCGTGCGGGGAACCGGAATTGGGTCTGAACTGGGATTTCCCACCGCGAACCTCAAACCAAGCGATCCCAACCAGCTTGTTCCCAAGTCCGGACTCTATTTTTGCCATGCCATCACCGGGGGCGCAAGATTTTTTGGATTGACAATAATCGGCTCCAGCCCAACTTTGAAACAGAGCGGGAACATCGAGATGGAGACCCATATCATCGATTTTGACCAGCAGATCTACGGTGGTCACCTGCGCGTGGAATTCCTGCAATATCTCAGGGAGGAGAAGTTGTTTGAAAGCAAGAGCGCTCTGCAAGAAGCGATCCGGAAAGACGTGGCGAGAGCCAGGGAAATGATCAAGGCCGGTCTTTGA